From a region of the Rathayibacter sp. VKM Ac-2804 genome:
- a CDS encoding DivIVA domain-containing protein, with protein sequence MASDEAEFTQVFRGYDRDEVDKAIQGLRRELIHANTQAAESGRESKRLASRIDGLEKELQQVGAPTYAGLGAKLEHTLRVAEEQSERIIAQAENDASALRRSTRDDRDGLLKDARDEAERLVTEARRRADRTREESEAQAAATLGKAADDRDVMTQDAVREAAAIRGTVATEAAETRATAKREAAAIRSEAGREAAEMRAVAAREVEVARAEAARLAQSNELLRAEVASEVDRLRAAVTAEVAEARAAVEAEVLAARADLEAEILSGRADLAAELATGRAEGARELADLRTELARDRAEAVALLDAELAALRSAASDEAAALSREVEQARIDLVVELAARREEADRDYLLRHQEAVAQTQRYLDESNLQLADAIRRANDKRLEADALRSDALDDVTRLRREAQDESDALLDSARDRAREMIADAERRTRELQNTAESRLDEIRTERDAIAGYVTGLRGLIGHIDGLSDDSGDSDDDDAKDDGGSKRR encoded by the coding sequence GTGGCAAGCGACGAGGCCGAATTCACCCAGGTGTTCCGTGGTTACGACCGGGACGAGGTCGATAAGGCGATCCAGGGTCTGCGCCGCGAGCTCATCCACGCCAACACCCAGGCCGCCGAGAGCGGTCGCGAGTCCAAGCGCCTCGCCTCCCGCATCGACGGGCTGGAGAAGGAGCTGCAGCAGGTCGGCGCGCCCACCTACGCGGGCCTCGGCGCGAAGCTCGAGCACACCCTGCGCGTGGCGGAGGAGCAGTCGGAGCGCATCATCGCGCAGGCCGAGAACGACGCCTCCGCGCTGCGCCGCTCCACCCGCGACGACCGCGACGGACTGCTGAAGGACGCCCGCGACGAGGCCGAGCGCCTCGTCACGGAGGCCCGCCGCCGCGCCGACCGCACCCGCGAGGAGTCGGAGGCCCAGGCCGCCGCGACGCTCGGCAAGGCCGCCGACGACCGCGATGTGATGACGCAGGACGCCGTCCGCGAGGCCGCCGCCATCCGCGGCACCGTCGCCACCGAGGCCGCCGAGACCCGCGCGACCGCCAAGCGCGAGGCCGCCGCCATCCGCTCGGAGGCGGGCCGCGAGGCCGCGGAGATGCGCGCCGTCGCCGCCCGCGAGGTCGAGGTCGCCCGCGCCGAGGCCGCCCGCCTGGCGCAGAGCAACGAGCTGCTGCGCGCCGAGGTCGCCTCCGAGGTCGACCGCCTGCGCGCCGCGGTGACCGCCGAGGTCGCCGAGGCGCGCGCCGCCGTCGAGGCCGAGGTGCTGGCCGCCCGCGCCGACCTCGAGGCCGAGATCCTCTCCGGCCGCGCCGACCTGGCCGCGGAGCTCGCCACCGGCCGCGCCGAGGGAGCCCGCGAGCTCGCCGATCTGCGCACCGAGCTCGCCCGCGACCGGGCGGAGGCCGTCGCCCTCCTCGACGCCGAGCTCGCCGCGCTGCGCTCCGCTGCGTCCGACGAGGCCGCCGCGCTCTCGCGCGAGGTCGAGCAGGCCCGGATCGACCTCGTCGTCGAGCTCGCCGCCCGCCGCGAGGAGGCGGACCGCGACTACCTGCTCCGCCACCAGGAGGCGGTCGCGCAGACGCAGCGCTACCTCGACGAGTCGAACCTCCAGCTCGCCGACGCGATCCGCCGCGCGAACGACAAGCGGCTCGAGGCCGACGCGCTCCGCAGCGACGCCCTCGACGACGTCACGCGTCTGCGCCGCGAGGCGCAGGACGAGTCGGACGCGCTGCTCGACTCCGCCCGCGACCGCGCCCGCGAGATGATCGCCGACGCCGAGCGCCGGACCCGCGAGCTGCAGAACACGGCCGAGTCCCGCCTCGACGAGATCCGCACCGAGCGCGACGCGATCGCCGGCTACGTCACCGGACTGCGCGGCCTGATCGGGCACATCGACGGCCTGTCGGACGACTCCGGCGACTCGGACGACGACGACGCGAAGGACGACGGCGGCTCGAAGCGCCGCTGA
- a CDS encoding tetratricopeptide repeat protein, producing the protein MSTPLPPLPGNLRGAVDLSTLVNRRTPPSAPAAAAGGADAPQGPPVTNPLLLSAGDAEFDQVVQLSSRVPVIVDLRGSWSDQSLSMTALLEKVVISYAGALVLVGVDVESSPQLAQAFQVQSVPTIAAVIAGRPVPMFNGLITEEQLRDLLEQVLQLAAQQGVTGTVPVDPAAGAEPGAEPAPEPLPPHHQEAYDAIDRGDYSAAITEYETAIAQNPRDDLAVAGLAQVRLLQRLQGRTLDDIRSTAAAEPANLDAQLAVADLDVSGGHVEDAFDRLLSMYPRLEADGKASVRARLLELFEIVGTTDPRVNKARARLTGLLY; encoded by the coding sequence GTGAGCACCCCCCTGCCCCCGCTGCCCGGAAACCTCCGCGGCGCCGTCGACCTGTCCACCCTCGTCAACCGGCGCACCCCGCCGTCAGCGCCCGCCGCAGCGGCCGGCGGTGCGGACGCACCCCAGGGGCCGCCCGTCACCAACCCGCTGCTGCTGTCGGCCGGCGACGCCGAGTTCGACCAGGTCGTCCAGCTGTCCTCGCGCGTCCCCGTGATCGTGGACCTGCGCGGCTCGTGGTCCGACCAGAGCCTGAGCATGACCGCTCTGCTCGAGAAGGTCGTCATCTCCTACGCGGGCGCGCTCGTGCTGGTCGGAGTCGACGTCGAGTCGAGCCCGCAGCTCGCGCAGGCCTTCCAGGTGCAGTCGGTCCCGACGATCGCCGCCGTCATCGCCGGCCGCCCGGTGCCGATGTTCAACGGCCTGATCACCGAGGAGCAGCTGCGCGACCTGCTCGAGCAGGTGCTGCAGCTCGCCGCGCAGCAGGGCGTCACCGGCACCGTCCCGGTCGACCCGGCCGCCGGTGCCGAGCCGGGCGCCGAGCCCGCGCCGGAGCCGCTGCCCCCGCACCACCAGGAGGCGTACGACGCGATCGACCGCGGCGACTACTCCGCCGCGATCACCGAGTACGAGACCGCCATCGCGCAGAACCCGCGCGACGACCTCGCCGTCGCCGGACTCGCCCAGGTCAGGCTGCTCCAGCGCCTGCAGGGGCGCACCCTCGACGACATCCGCTCGACCGCGGCCGCCGAGCCCGCGAACCTCGACGCGCAGCTCGCCGTCGCCGACCTCGACGTCTCCGGCGGACACGTGGAGGACGCCTTCGACCGCCTCCTCTCGATGTACCCGCGCCTCGAAGCCGACGGCAAGGCGAGCGTCCGCGCCCGCCTGCTCGAGCTCTTCGAGATCGTCGGCACGACCGACCCGCGCGTGAACAAGGCGCGGGCGCGCCTGACGGGGCTGCTGTACTGA
- a CDS encoding helix-turn-helix transcriptional regulator — protein MTIEQQERDRSAGFSALLREWRDRSAPGARAPAERSRRSPGLRREELAALAGISVDYLVQLEQGRSSSPSPTVVAALVRALRLGSSESAVLYRAAGLAAPASAVDRSVPPRVQRLVDRLPQLPVAVYAADWWLLEWNSAWSALMGDPMELPGRGSNQVWFEFTRDTSPVWVDAEQREQYRDALVGDLRVASVEHREDAELEELVQDLLSRSTDFAQRWRTARPVEYRGATKRLEHPSAGTMTLDGDVLRPAASTLRLVLYSAAPGSPDATRLSALLAAESPAPGQTRGAAV, from the coding sequence ATGACGATCGAGCAGCAGGAGCGGGACCGCTCGGCGGGCTTCTCCGCGCTGCTGCGCGAGTGGCGGGACCGCAGCGCACCCGGCGCCCGCGCGCCGGCCGAGCGCTCGCGCCGGTCGCCGGGTCTGCGCCGCGAGGAGCTGGCGGCCCTCGCGGGCATCTCCGTCGACTACCTCGTGCAGCTCGAGCAGGGCCGGTCCTCGAGCCCCTCGCCCACGGTGGTCGCCGCCCTCGTGCGCGCCCTGCGGCTCGGCTCTTCCGAGTCGGCCGTCCTGTACCGCGCCGCCGGCCTGGCCGCGCCGGCGTCAGCGGTCGATCGCTCGGTCCCGCCGAGGGTCCAGCGGCTGGTCGACCGCCTGCCGCAGCTGCCCGTCGCCGTGTACGCCGCCGACTGGTGGCTGCTCGAGTGGAACTCCGCGTGGTCCGCGCTGATGGGCGATCCGATGGAGCTGCCCGGACGCGGAAGCAATCAGGTCTGGTTCGAGTTCACCCGCGACACGTCGCCGGTGTGGGTGGATGCGGAGCAGCGCGAGCAGTACCGGGACGCCCTCGTCGGCGATCTGCGCGTCGCCTCGGTCGAGCATCGCGAGGACGCCGAGCTCGAGGAGCTCGTGCAGGACCTCCTGTCGCGCAGCACCGATTTCGCGCAGCGCTGGCGGACCGCCCGTCCCGTCGAGTACCGGGGTGCCACCAAGCGGCTCGAGCACCCGTCGGCCGGCACGATGACCCTCGACGGCGACGTCCTCCGCCCCGCCGCCTCCACCCTGCGCCTCGTCCTCTACTCCGCCGCCCCCGGCTCCCCCGACGCGACCCGCCTCTCCGCCCTGCTCGCCGCGGAGTCCCCCGCGCCGGGACAGACCCGCGGTGCGGCCGTCTAG
- a CDS encoding SDR family NAD(P)-dependent oxidoreductase, translating to MTDITLITGANKGIGRETARRLIDAGHTVLLAARDPERGRAAAGELGGVFVPLDVTDQVSVDAAADLVRSQYGRLDVLIDNAGVTGAFAPLEEASLGDVEAVFATNVLGVIRVTNAFVPLLRRSENARIVTVSSGVGSFQDTIEHDYSDWRVVPPVYAVSKTALTMLTLKYADALPTMRVNAADPGYTRTDLNGGAGQHDVTAGTDAIVRLATLAADGPTGTVSNRDGVLRW from the coding sequence ATGACAGACATCACCCTCATCACCGGAGCGAACAAGGGCATCGGCCGCGAGACGGCCCGCCGACTGATCGACGCCGGCCACACCGTCCTCCTCGCCGCCCGCGATCCGGAGCGGGGCCGTGCCGCCGCCGGCGAGCTCGGCGGCGTCTTCGTCCCGCTCGACGTCACTGACCAGGTCAGCGTCGACGCCGCCGCGGATCTCGTCCGCTCCCAGTACGGGCGCCTCGACGTCCTGATCGACAACGCGGGAGTCACCGGCGCGTTCGCCCCGCTGGAGGAGGCCTCGCTCGGTGACGTCGAGGCGGTCTTCGCGACGAACGTGCTCGGCGTGATCCGGGTCACCAACGCCTTCGTGCCACTGCTGCGCCGGTCGGAGAACGCCCGCATCGTCACCGTCTCCTCCGGCGTCGGCTCGTTCCAGGACACGATCGAGCACGACTACTCCGACTGGCGGGTGGTGCCGCCGGTCTACGCGGTGTCGAAGACGGCTCTGACCATGCTGACGCTGAAGTACGCGGACGCGCTCCCCACGATGCGGGTGAACGCCGCCGACCCGGGCTACACCCGCACCGATCTCAACGGAGGAGCCGGCCAGCACGACGTCACGGCGGGGACCGACGCGATCGTCCGGCTGGCCACCCTGGCCGCGGACGGACCGACGGGCACCGTGAGCAACCGGGACGGCGTGCTGCGCTGGTAG
- a CDS encoding ANTAR domain-containing protein, with the protein MPEDSVDGVFVAWVESLPDVTDEEAAVLQAVGFLSASLRISADLAFVTLRAEADASGLGLPTVAREVLGHQRSIVAPRSEGCPCS; encoded by the coding sequence GTGCCTGAGGATTCCGTCGACGGCGTGTTCGTCGCCTGGGTGGAGTCCCTGCCCGACGTCACGGACGAGGAGGCGGCCGTCCTCCAGGCCGTCGGCTTCCTGAGCGCGAGCCTGCGGATCTCCGCCGACCTCGCCTTCGTCACGCTGCGCGCCGAGGCGGACGCGTCCGGTCTCGGCCTGCCGACCGTGGCCCGCGAGGTGCTCGGCCACCAGCGCAGCATCGTCGCTCCCCGCTCCGAGGGGTGCCCCTGCAGCTGA
- a CDS encoding helix-turn-helix transcriptional regulator has protein sequence MTTDPASGTALEDRGSIRIEAVGADLERASEVLGGFYAGTGWTVQSTEQPFSFRYAALGDPVMTLRTSQMRGSTTGEDPAGGDYVVQWLVEGRATVDVHRDAMPMTRGVPLLNPAHRPFVFSYADYDQKLVHLSRQHVDRSARELGYRRTGGLRFDHLHRHGAAASAQWHAVIGEISTAVRTGRVTPLLWDRLTRRSATAFLELYPPEGAALPEVLLAPRNGSVRSAVEFVHENAHLPIGPIEIAAAAHLSVRGLQVAFQRLLGTTPLQYVRDVRLDRVHADLRLGDPARSSVALTARRWGFGHLGRFSAAYASRFGEYPSSTLGR, from the coding sequence ATGACGACTGATCCGGCGTCCGGCACGGCGCTCGAGGATCGGGGGAGCATCCGCATCGAGGCGGTCGGCGCCGACCTGGAGCGCGCCTCCGAGGTCCTCGGCGGCTTCTATGCGGGGACGGGCTGGACGGTGCAGTCCACGGAGCAGCCGTTCTCGTTCCGCTACGCGGCACTGGGGGACCCGGTGATGACGCTGCGCACCTCGCAGATGCGCGGGTCGACCACCGGCGAGGACCCGGCCGGCGGCGACTACGTCGTGCAGTGGCTGGTCGAGGGCAGGGCGACGGTCGACGTCCACCGCGACGCGATGCCGATGACCCGCGGGGTCCCGCTGCTGAATCCCGCCCACCGCCCGTTCGTCTTCTCCTACGCCGACTACGACCAGAAGCTCGTGCACCTGAGCCGACAGCACGTCGACCGCAGCGCACGGGAGCTCGGCTACCGCCGCACCGGCGGTCTCCGCTTCGACCACCTGCACCGCCACGGTGCGGCGGCGTCGGCCCAGTGGCACGCCGTGATCGGCGAGATCTCGACGGCCGTCCGCACCGGCCGCGTCACGCCGCTGCTCTGGGACCGGCTGACTCGTCGCTCGGCCACCGCGTTCCTCGAGCTGTACCCGCCCGAGGGGGCCGCTCTGCCGGAGGTGCTGCTCGCGCCCCGCAACGGGAGCGTCCGATCCGCGGTCGAGTTCGTGCACGAGAACGCTCATCTGCCGATCGGACCGATCGAGATCGCCGCGGCCGCGCACCTCAGCGTCCGCGGGCTACAGGTCGCGTTCCAGCGCCTGCTCGGCACGACGCCGCTGCAGTACGTCCGGGACGTCCGCCTCGACCGGGTGCACGCGGACCTGCGCCTCGGCGACCCGGCGCGCTCGAGCGTCGCCCTCACGGCGCGCCGCTGGGGCTTCGGGCATCTCGGCCGCTTCTCGGCCGCGTACGCCTCGCGCTTCGGCGAGTACCCGAGCAGCACGCTCGGCCGCTGA
- a CDS encoding DUF6766 family protein: MSAVTRALGSERHAGAGRGFLRENSLTLVFGGLFVLSLAGQPAAGFLVYLDDLRVAGLEPVTYARYLTSSTFVADIAENWQSEYLQFFLYIAATVWFVQRGSSESKAPGEAGRATEQEQRMGPWAEESSPRPAKLPGGLRRRLYAHSLLIVMGAVFAGSWLAQSVAGHVAYDEQQLLDLSAPVSWGEYLASADFWSRTLQNWQSEFLAVGSMAALSVYLRERGSPESKAVGAPHAETGGDE; encoded by the coding sequence ATGAGCGCCGTGACCCGGGCGCTCGGTTCCGAGCGGCACGCCGGCGCCGGTCGTGGCTTCCTGCGCGAGAACTCGCTGACCCTCGTCTTCGGCGGACTCTTCGTGCTGTCGCTGGCCGGCCAGCCGGCCGCCGGGTTCCTCGTCTACCTCGACGACCTCCGCGTCGCCGGGCTCGAGCCGGTGACGTACGCGCGCTACCTCACGTCGTCGACCTTCGTCGCCGACATCGCCGAGAACTGGCAGTCGGAGTACCTGCAGTTCTTCCTCTACATCGCGGCGACGGTCTGGTTCGTGCAGCGCGGCTCCTCGGAGTCGAAGGCACCCGGCGAGGCGGGCCGCGCCACGGAGCAGGAGCAGCGCATGGGGCCGTGGGCCGAGGAGTCCTCCCCGCGGCCCGCGAAGCTCCCCGGCGGCCTCCGGCGCCGGCTCTACGCGCACTCCCTGCTGATCGTGATGGGGGCGGTCTTCGCCGGCTCCTGGCTCGCGCAGTCGGTCGCCGGGCACGTCGCCTACGACGAGCAGCAGCTCCTGGACCTGTCGGCGCCGGTCTCCTGGGGCGAGTACCTCGCCTCCGCCGACTTCTGGAGCCGCACACTGCAGAACTGGCAGTCCGAGTTCCTCGCGGTGGGCAGCATGGCGGCGCTCTCGGTCTACCTCCGCGAGCGCGGCTCCCCGGAGTCGAAGGCGGTCGGCGCCCCGCACGCCGAGACGGGCGGCGACGAGTGA
- a CDS encoding cytochrome c oxidase assembly protein, with translation MIPSALDGPGHAHGHAVPLEPVLLLLAVSGVLAYAGAAAVSRRRGRPWPVYRVVLWTAGIACAAAAVVGPLAVAAQSSFTAHMAAHLLAGMLAPVLLVLAAPVTLALRTLSTTPARRLTRLLRSAPARVLAHPITATLLSAGGLQLLYRTPLLETMHAAPLLHVLVHAHLLLAGCLFTAAIIGVDPRPHPPARATQVVAVVLATASHAILAKQLWARPPAFLDAADVRAGAELMSTAGGWLEAVVVVVFCAQWYRAAGRRLARDDAGAVRRGIRRPA, from the coding sequence GTGATCCCGTCCGCGCTCGACGGACCGGGCCACGCCCACGGCCACGCCGTCCCCCTCGAGCCGGTCCTGCTCCTGCTCGCGGTCTCGGGCGTGCTCGCCTACGCCGGCGCCGCCGCGGTGTCCCGCCGCCGGGGCCGACCCTGGCCGGTGTACCGCGTCGTGCTGTGGACGGCGGGGATCGCCTGCGCCGCCGCGGCCGTCGTCGGACCTCTCGCCGTCGCTGCGCAGTCGAGCTTCACCGCGCACATGGCCGCCCACCTGCTCGCCGGCATGCTCGCGCCGGTGCTGCTCGTCCTCGCCGCCCCCGTCACCCTGGCCCTGCGGACGCTGAGCACGACCCCCGCCCGGCGCCTGACCCGGCTGCTGCGCAGCGCGCCCGCCCGCGTCCTCGCCCACCCGATCACCGCGACCCTCCTCAGCGCGGGCGGGCTCCAGCTGCTGTACCGCACTCCGCTCCTCGAGACGATGCACGCGGCGCCGCTGCTGCACGTCCTCGTGCACGCGCACCTCCTCCTCGCCGGCTGCCTCTTCACCGCCGCGATCATCGGCGTCGACCCCCGCCCCCATCCGCCCGCTCGCGCGACGCAGGTGGTCGCGGTCGTCCTCGCGACGGCCTCGCACGCGATCCTCGCCAAGCAGCTCTGGGCCCGGCCGCCCGCGTTCCTCGACGCCGCCGACGTGCGGGCGGGCGCGGAGCTGATGTCCACAGCGGGCGGCTGGCTGGAGGCGGTGGTCGTCGTCGTCTTCTGCGCGCAGTGGTACCGGGCGGCGGGTCGGCGCCTCGCGCGCGACGACGCCGGGGCGGTCCGCCGTGGGATCCGGCGCCCCGCCTGA
- a CDS encoding DUF2243 domain-containing protein codes for MSRNVWSGALFGLGLAAFVDETVFHQLLHWHHFFDLGTSELGLVSDGIFHAVGWFAAIGGLFLFADLRRRGALEPLRWSGAVLLGAGAFQLYDGTVQHKLLGLHQIRYVDDLLPYDLVWNTVAAVLILAGVVLLVRARTAAARRREAS; via the coding sequence GTGTCCCGGAACGTGTGGTCCGGCGCGCTCTTCGGCCTCGGCCTCGCGGCGTTCGTCGACGAGACCGTGTTCCACCAGCTGCTGCACTGGCACCACTTCTTCGACCTCGGCACGTCGGAGCTCGGGCTCGTCTCGGACGGGATCTTCCACGCCGTGGGCTGGTTCGCGGCGATCGGAGGTCTGTTCCTCTTCGCGGATCTGCGGCGGCGCGGGGCGCTGGAGCCGCTGCGCTGGAGTGGAGCGGTGCTCCTCGGCGCCGGTGCGTTCCAGCTCTACGACGGCACCGTTCAGCACAAGCTGCTCGGTCTGCATCAGATCCGGTACGTCGACGACCTGCTGCCCTACGACCTGGTGTGGAACACCGTCGCCGCAGTGCTGATCCTCGCGGGGGTCGTGCTGCTCGTGCGGGCGAGGACGGCCGCCGCGCGGAGGCGCGAGGCGTCGTGA
- a CDS encoding RNA polymerase sigma factor, which translates to MSIRSRDDFSELYRAQYDDVLRFVRRRAPAATVDDIVGETFLAAWRRRQELPEDARPWLFGTARNAILNAARGENRQQALAVRIGTLAPEERADPSINDRLDLESAWKRLPLGEQEALALHVWEDLPQTDAAQVLGCSRAAYAMRLTRAKRRLAALLAATEPSLLSGTAERTL; encoded by the coding sequence ATGAGCATCCGCTCCCGCGACGACTTCTCCGAGCTGTACCGAGCCCAGTACGACGACGTCCTCCGCTTCGTCCGCCGCCGCGCACCCGCCGCGACCGTGGACGACATCGTGGGCGAGACGTTCCTCGCCGCCTGGCGCCGGCGGCAGGAGCTGCCCGAGGACGCCCGCCCGTGGCTGTTCGGCACCGCCCGGAACGCGATCCTCAACGCGGCGCGCGGTGAGAACCGGCAGCAGGCGCTCGCCGTGCGGATCGGGACCCTCGCGCCCGAGGAGCGCGCCGATCCGTCGATCAACGACCGCCTCGACCTCGAGAGCGCCTGGAAGCGGCTGCCCCTCGGGGAGCAGGAGGCCCTCGCCCTGCACGTCTGGGAGGACCTCCCGCAGACCGACGCCGCCCAGGTCCTCGGCTGCAGCCGCGCCGCCTACGCGATGCGGCTCACCCGCGCGAAGCGGCGCCTGGCGGCGCTGCTCGCCGCCACCGAACCCTCCCTCCTCTCCGGCACGGCAGAACGGACCCTCTGA